The Ananas comosus cultivar F153 linkage group 6, ASM154086v1, whole genome shotgun sequence genome segment gcatgatttACAACAATCGAACCATACACGTTGactaacatgcacttaggagcgaaaccgatgatacacccacctctaatgcaattcctggcagcacGGGACTCCCTCGGCTGTGGCacaacctgctggatcgacGGAAAATGTCCGAGTCTCACaatcaagctatctccaagctatcaacatcaaaatccacaattcagtccaaatacacagcagcagagaagagaagggtttcgaccaagctaaccttcaccaaaatccacaagtaacaacttcgtggattcctctcgcagtccTGAAACTAACGAatcaagtttcgtcgaaatccgatgctcctacgtcgagtacgagctgaaataccaACAGTCGACGATAAAGTTCAGCaaaacagcacttaagcttaaaaatcccaattccaatgtcaaaactcacctaatgaactccaaatcaggtgaagaAGGTCCCAATTCCAGTGCTGGGTGATGGTGAACGTGACTCAactccacaaagcccctgctTCCAAAGTTCACCCCAAAAAGAACTCAAAAACTTACAATTCTGCCCacagcaacaacagcagaggAAAACTTGAGTTCGACTGAGCTAACCTTCACTAAATTCTGTGAATCatggcttcgtggattcctctggaagtctagaatccagcaaaccaagtttcgtcgagaTCCgatcttcctacgtcgcacacgagtcaaaacactggaggtcgacgctgaagaactgcagaatcagcacacCATCAAGCTGGATCAATGGAACTTGATGCAATTTGAAGCAAATCCGAGGTTTGAGAGGCTAAGAGGGGTTTCTCTGTGAAGGAGGGAAGAAAAGAGCAGCAAAGGGACGCTTACCAAGTATTTATAGTGAGTTAGAACGATCCAAAAAGCCTCAGGAACTCAAGCTGCTATCcagtgtccctgcagaaacgggcatttccgggcgcccggaaccatgttctgggcgaccagaacatcccgacAGCACAAACCGGGCCCTTCGGActctccgcccgcggtgtgctgcgcccgtaaacggcaccggcggaactcacctaccgccctgccacgcgtcgaagcaagcgatattcacgaggtgaaatttccggacccacttctgggcgcccggaacttgggatccgaattggcttccagtctcaattaaattcaacactcgtttctgggcgaccctaacaatgtactgggcgcccgaatctggcaaaactccagttttgcttatttgagtgcgccgagtccaattctgcatccaattcgtgcagacttgactccgactcagtccgacactctccagagatgtcgaccagtctataatactgaagccaatcctatccaaagctcaggaacactacaaaAGCATCTAGTGATTTTGACATATTAGCAAATGTAATATATGTTACACTAAATATAGAATTTCTCTGAAAGCAATACCagaaaaataacaacaaaaccATGACTACCAGTATTAACCAATTAAATTGCAAAACTTAAAACAGCAAGAGCAAGACTACGATGGATTCCCTGAATCATTCACCTGAACTACTCGCACGAAAAACGCAGACCGATTGGAGGGATCGCGGACCTCCTCGAGCAATCTCTTATGCATCAAAACATCCTCTGCCCTCTCAACATTCACATCCATTGCATACCCGCAGCATTAAAAGTTCAACAACCAGATCACAAACAGATTGCGAGCAaatcaaagggaaaaaaataaccCCCTCAAATACAACACcaaaacatcaaaaacaaaGTCCACCACTCTACATATGCACTGTAATTGGTTAATCTTCTGCTGCGGTTTTGGGAGATGAGGAGGGAGCGGTTTTGAAAGATGAGGAGTCTCGGGGGTTGAAAGATGAGGGGTCTCGGGGGTTGGGAGATGAGAGGGGAGCAGTTTTGGGAGATGAGAAGGGAGCGGTTTTGGGAGAAGGAGGTAACACCACGTCAGCAAGATATTGGGGATTTATAGATTAgtatagattattattattattattattattattattattattattatttctcttgTTTCATCTTCAAATTTAGTGGATTGGTGAACTACTTTTTCCTTCCACATAAAGGCATTTTGCTCTTGCACTTATTTCAACAACAACTGCAACAAGTGAATCTATCATCTAACTCGTTTGTTTATTTGAGAAATATAGCCATAAAAAGGCCTCCAAAGTAGTTAGAATAATTCGTGTTAGTTCCAACCCCTAACTAATTGTCGTTAACAGGTGCTTCTTACATGCTATAACTCCTATACTTAGGAAGTTAAGTACCTGGGGGACCATGTTGTAGTGgcaaaaatgtatagagaccccTTCAACTATAGGCGATTTTGAAATGAACCTCTCGGCTTTTAATTCTTTTGATTGAGATTCCcccaagttttaaattttttatttgagttttcatATTTAGTTATGTTAAAagttttgtcaaatttaatggCTCAATtggttattaaatttgatgaatttaCCAACAAATTTGAGagaatttggaatttttttttttttgactaaaatggCTTAATTTACCTGTGGCTTACGTTGAGGGGTTCATCTCAAAACTCCTGTACTTGGAGGGAGTTGAGAGTTATTTGTggtttcacatgatatcaacTCAAGGGTCCTGAGTTAAATCTCATCAGTTCCTCGTTTTATttagtttaagtttttatttcGAGTCttatctaaaattttcaatgcCTAAATATGAGGGGGGGCTGttgaagataaaatattaaaacaatgCCTCTTAATGAATTTATTTATCAGAAgattcatattacatttttcTTCACTAAAATAATGCCTTTTAATACAGTTGTtggattttatctaaaataataaatttagcgATATTTATGAAAAACGAATGGTACAAGacaaaaataaacatatttCTAAAATACAGTTAAGATatgaaatatttctaaaatattggtaaaataaatttagtttaagtttatttatgaaatatttctaaaatattggtaaaatataataatataataatatttttaaaaaataatataatataataaataaatacaattaaGCCTTTCCTTACCAAGGAAGGTGCtttaaataatatcttttatcacgctaatttgtataaaaatttcacaagttttgagtttttataaaaataggccGTTATTCAGatcgaatttttttaaaaatggactaaaatattcttttttttccttttttttttttttccttctttttctctccgAAGAAGGCGGCCGCCTCTGCCTCTGTCCTGCATGCCCTCACCCTTGCCTGTGCATACTTCCCGCCATCCTCGCCTCCTACTATAGCGAAGCTGCATtgcaatcctttttttttttttttttttttttttttttttttttttttactctttgatcTCCTTCTACTGTCTCCGCGACCCTTCATGATTGTAATGAGGACAGCGCTCCGTATCCTCTTCCTTCGCTTTCGTCGGTGTAGACATCGACGTCGGTGCCAGAGAAGGAGGACTCGAAGCGAGGGTGCgaatagagtttaaaaaaaatacaaaaaaaatataaagaaaaatatatttttttacaagaaatataaagaatcagagagaaaaaaagaaaataaacttatactgatttagaaaaatattgcactgttttaaaaaaaattatatttttgagagaaaaattatatttttctaaataaaagttgcactttttgaatgaaaattacactgttagaaaattttactatttctccttattcctctttatttttgtgtgttttttctGCGTCCACTCTTTTTCGCCCTCTATCTCCGCCGGCAGATTTTCCACCCATGAAATTCATATTTGGGAACTTTTTGTCCTCACCTCCACCACTGTCGACGAAGAGGAAGCACTTCTTGGCGCCGAGAAGCTCGCTAAGGGAGGGGGCACGCAGCCCACAACGCCCACCGGGGACAGCGAAGCGCGGGTGAAGACGGAGGAGAGCACGGTGAAATTGGAAAAGATGGCGAGCCTTGAAAATGAAAACAAAGGTGCAGGTGGAGGGTGAAAAAGAGATGGGTGTAGAAGAAGTGCACAAAAATGAGGAAGGAGAATAatgaggagaaacagtgtaattttagcTTAAAGAGTaaaattttcgttcaaagagtacaactttcatttaaaaaagtctaattttttctcaaaaagtgtaaattttctttaaaacaatACAACGATACTCTGAAATAATGcaacttcatcatcttcttaTTTTATCTCtgattctctatttttttatagaaaaaaataatttttttatattttaattatttttttattttttgtatttttttttcttggttccACTTTTACTCGCTTTCGCTTCGAGTTTTTCTTCTTCGGCGTCGGTGGCAGTGCCTGCGCCGgtgaaggcggaggaagaggacgcaGCACTGTCTTCATTGTTGTTATGGAGGGTTGCAGAGATGGTGGAggggtcgaagagaaaaaaaaagaagagaaagaggatgcGATGTTATTCTCTTTACTGCCATAAAGAGCTGGGGAGGTGATAGAGGAGGGTcggaaggagaaaaaaaaaaaaaggggttgcAGGGCAGCCTCGGCAGGGTTGGAGGCTAGGAAGGCAAGGGTGCGTGGGCAAGGGTGAGGTGCGCAAGATAGAGGCGAGGTGGGCTGCCTCTGCCTCCGtcgagaaaaacaaaagaacgaaaataaaataagagtattttggtcatttttctaaaaattcggtctgaatctgtaaaattcaaaaagacggtctatttttgcaaaagctcaaaactgaattttttatgcaaattggctgttttattacaattaaacaAAAGAAGTAAACTTCAGTTTAGCCCCCTGGGATTAAGCATATTTTTAATTCGTCATTTCACagttttaaaaattacacttaagTATTTAGTACTTTTGTCTGTTTTCACTTTACCACTCCatggttcaaaaaattataattaattattatttttaactttattgtTAGAATTTATTGTGAAAAAGGATACTTTCATgtagtttttaaaaattgttattttactattctatttgaTTACGCCTTATTtgggtaaaataaaaataaaagtataaaataattacatataatttttaaaatcgcagaatggtaaaataaaaatatgctaattattCACACACAAGTTTATTACTTTTCTCATACGCTACtgtaaaacattttttttcattattattttttaactgttatagttattattttacttataaattaatttcttttttctcatgAGTTATAATCGCTATCCAATTCTAACACTTTATATTATTACCATGTaaggaaataataaaaaaaatataaatagacaCGACATTACTTTTGTTATGAGGTTAAATGGAATGAAATGTTACtcctataattaattatatttgatttgatatacaGTGGTTTTAacttcaaataatataatttttataatttaggaGGATTATGTTAAAATGAGGTTAAAGGAGGAAAATAAGACAACAAAATAAGTGAGAAAATTTTGAGTCTTattacaacattttttttttttctcactctctttattttctctcttcttggacttcaattttctctctttattttctttctcctcacttttttttcttcactctctctctccttattttgtcttttctaatttctctctcttcattttctctctctctctctctctctctctctctttttctttttcttttttttcttttcttccattCTTTCTCTTCACTTCtcttccctttctttctctcacATTCTCTCCCATTCTTTTctcactactttttttttttccttgtgtatacttcaaataccatctttgtaattttacacttttttattttaataccatatagtttaaagtatatcactttagtaccatatggtttcattttataatttttatcagTACTTTTATTAACtctccgttaaattatatacaaaaagcttTATATACCCCATCTATGATTTATTaactattcactttaatataccgactgtccctagcgcaagtggtaaaaggacttgatggttggttcccgagacccaagttcgaattatagttgattcacatttctagctaagtttatttctaaataaaataaacgaattaagcgggtagcatgctacctttctctctctcgaaaaaaaaaaactattcactttagtattctgtgatttatcgaatttttattttagtattctgtggttttaactttatcattgataCAACAGAGAAATTAACGGAGGAGataacggaaagagaaaaataaaaccacaagatactaaagtgatatattttaaaccgcATTAtagtaaaatgagaaagtataaaACCACGAAGgtgttatttaaaattttttcttttttttttcctttacttttATTCAGGACACAATCAGtgtcattaaaaaaaacttttcctttgcaaaaaaaaatattaacttcaCAGAATATTACAGAGGAAATATTTAACTCTTCAACTTTTAACCTCATATCAAACTAGCACATAAAACTTTACAATATTaggataaatatataaaatatagcatAAAACCTTTTAAAtgagataaatattttttaacaaatttgacccttataaattttttaataaatatcttttaataaATTCTAAAACACTAAACCCTTGGACCAGTTCTCCACAAGGTATGAGTTGGAAATTGGAAACAAATAAGAGATTGAAAGGGACCCAAATGACTGGTTCTTCAAAGAGTGTGATttggaaacttttttttaaaaaagggagTTAAAAAGTGTTGATTCTTCTAAACCAACACATTTGGACAAGGGACACATTATATAGATCTAAATATAACTAAATCCAATGTCcccatattatattatatagatctCAAAGAGTGGAAGGAGCCTAACATATTgcaaaaaagataaattaatgcACCATCCTTCTACATTAATTGCTATGTCTTGTATAGCCTATTTCCAACTTATTTttacataatattaatataataatagacAAATCCATATCATCTTACAAGGACTTTTGTCAAGGATGCATCCACAGGTCCAGTGTCTGTAGTttgtctttatttatttattttattttttaagagaaaagatAGCAAGCTATTCGCTTCATTCAATAAAGGAGAGATGAAGTAAACAAATGAGATGGAAGCATCCAAGACTTTCTGAAAAAAGAGAAACGTAACAGCGAGATAAAAgagcaacaaaaggagaaaagaaaaaagagacagGTGGGTCGTAAAAGGGCCCGTAAACCGTCAACCGTAAGCAGCTAGCATTCTTTAGCAGTTTTCTATCCAATCTTGCATCAGTAACTTAATCTGTTCGATCATCAGGTAAGGTGTGGTGTATTTTGCTCTGAAAATACTATTGTTTCTTTTGGTCCAGATAGTGTTTGTCGTTTGTCATCAGTGAAAAATAGTAATAGTTTATATTTCTAGGCTATGTTTGAGATTGTGAGGATATGCGTTATACATATGAGGTGAAAAGCTGCAGAGATTGCAGTGATTcgattaatatattatttttgctatgtttctctctcttatatatataaacaaaaaataaattataaattagtggTGTGCAATGTGCATGTTAACAAGAAGTACGTGTACTATTCAAGATGATAATGACGAAATACTCACTTTCGGTGTCTGGtttaccaaattttaattttgatcaaaactcaaactctaaaaaaaaaaaaaggaatgagaaagaaaatattgaagTTTTAATGATGAATAACTTCAATTTTTACATCATTGACAAACTAATATGAGAACAGGTAAACCTCCATTAATTTCCtatatagaaaaacaaaaagacccTAAAAGGAACAGTAAAATGCTTTGTTGTTATGATTATTCAATGGGTGTAATGTGTGCCAATTCTTTCTTATCAAAATTGCCCAAGAAAAAGTCTATGGAGTGGTTGTGACGGCAAAACTAATCCCCTTTCTATAATCTTACTAATTTtcataaacaataaatttaagggagaatttcaaatatcacccctatagtttcgcaatttctcactttggtaccttatgatttaaagtgtatgatttagtaccctgtggttttattttttttttttattattccttccactatttttttttcgttaaatcagtaataatGTGAAAACTAAAAgctactaaagtgaatattcaataaaccaaaATAGGGTATCTCaagttttttgtataaaatttaatgaaatgttaacggaggagctagacgaaaaaaaaaaaaaaaatcatagagcacaaaattaatacactttaaatcatataatactaaagtgagaaagtaaaaaaagtgcgaaaccataatTAAAGCTTGCCCTAAACTTAAAAAAGAGTATACTCAGTGATTTGACTTGTAGCCAATCTCCACCTTTAGAAAATACTAGTCAACTTAGCTCAAGTGGATGGGTCATTTTCAATCTATTTTCAATCTTAAtggtaaattatattatataacatgAAAATTAGAGTAAATTGTACGTTTGGTTCTCAAATTATAAGGGGTTAATACCCtagtctttaaattttaatttatcataattattatttaaattttagaattattattattaaattatataattaaatttaattgactaaatattaacgcATTGTTAATGTAAAAGTGATGTAGCATCTCATACCGATCCCatgtaacaaaataaattatttgttatgATTGACTGGATATAGATAATGTGCatggtatatatataagctTCTATATTGTAGGCTTTCTccattttaaacatattaatttGTGTCAtgcaaaattattaaaattatatatattatgaaagaTAATTTAAATTGTACGTTGGTCCTCAAAATTATACAGCAGGTAAcattttggtttttaaattttaatttatttagaagatttaaaattattgctaTTAAgtgttataatataattttgtcgACTAAATACTACGTATCAttgatgtaaaaataatataacatctCTTACTTAGTTACTGATGCCATATAAACaaactaattatttatctatagaaaaaacttaaattatgaAAGATAAATAGATGGAGTGGTGAGTGGATGGACCTGGTCTCGGTCCACAGCAGTTTTGCACACGGCATCTACATAGTCACAACATTAAAGAATTTCCATTTACATATTCACACTCAAGGTGGGGTCcacatttatttaattaatgataTTTAAGGGAAATTTGTGACTCCCATTTATTCCCACGtggcaggttttttttttctaaatccagtgttattttttatattactagaataaaattctaaaatttacaagCCAAATGAGTCAAAAAATTACAGCTCCTTGTTGTGTAGAATTAAATTTTCCTTTCAGTAGTTTAACTCCTTCTTTTCCACTTGCACCACCTCCtacgccacacacacacacacacactcactctctctctctctctctctctctctctctctctctctctctctctctatatatatatatatatatatgtcaccgAACTACTACGTACTATtcctatatattattcctacCCTTCTgatcgcctctctctctctctctctcgctggccacaaaattaatttaagcgcTAGCTTCGTGCAGAAGCAGAAGGCACtttcgatagatagatagatagatagatagatagcatCGATCGAGGGGAGGAGGTGGATCGATGGGGTGCGGGTGGTCCTCGTCGTGCTCGTGCTCGTGCGGGAAATCGCGGGCGTTGGAGTGCGTGCGCGTGGTCCACATCAACGGCTACGTGGAGGACTTCGGCCCCGCGCCCGTCACGGCGGGCGACGTCACCGGCCGCGCCAAGCAGCAGCCTGCTCGCCACGTGCTGTGCACGGCGGCCCNCCCTTCCGGCCCCCGCCCCTTCCGCCCCGACGACGTCCTCGAGCCCGGCCGGCTGTACTTCCTCCTCCCCCACGccgccctcctctcctccgACTCCTCCCCGCTCGACCTCGCCTGCCTCCTCAACCGCCTCTCCGCCCTCGCCAAACGCCCCagccccagccccgcccgctCCCTTCCCCGCCCCTTCCCCGCCTGGACGCCGATGCCGTCGCGCCGCGCCGCCTGGCGCCCGCAGCTCGACCGGATCGACGAGCGCTCCTTCGGCCGCTCCAGGGACTCCATGCGGAGCACCGCCAGCACCTGACTCCGCACGCACGCACGCGCTCCGAGGTGCCCACATCCGGCACGTGCGGGACACGTGCTaactctccctccctctctcccccccttctttttttttctttttttcttttgtttgtttgtgtgtgtgtcaTCTCggtgtatattattatttatttaggattaatttcacacaggtccctgcaaatatagtaaattacaaatatatctctataaaatttaatttttatatgttgtcctcGTAAAAGTCCTGATTTTTTCATATATgttcctctgatttgttaccgttaaaatactatttattttataagtgaaatgacctttttgccGCATTTATGTCCTTTCGAAAATCCCAATTTTATTTGAAGAGGGGTCAAAAGATTAATTCGCCTCATTAACTtactatggttaactaaatttttctgaCGAATTTTAacggtagggatatatttgaaaacattaagacttttacataaataaaaaataaaagttcaacttTATAGAGGCATattagtaatttattatatttgtagggacctgtataaaattagATAACGCAAATATCCTGTTTTGCtaatactatcaaaattaataatttttaatttttttttcaattttatattactttatAATGTATTAAACATCTACAATTTGTTTTTACTGAATTTTACAGCTAAATTCCAcaatatttattctaatatttTGAATCTGTTTGAAATAATAGTAAAGTGCATGAAGGTaattaatgtaatttttaatttacagaGGTAATTGAGACAGGGACAaagtaagaattttttttgatttaatttaattttattttttcttgggTAGTTGTTGTTTGTTGACCAAGTAGAGCataatgatttttatttttttaatggttaaTCCAATTATGTGATGTGATAGTAGGTTTATGTAAAGATGATAAATTTTGAGACCTTATttggtattatttttatttttataaataattattccaTGTGGttagatatattattttatgaaaattattattattattattatcataattattattGTTGGGTGGCTTGTAGTTTAAAGTGGCCAACAAATATcttcttaaaaattaaaataaagggAGAAAGtgatcactattttttttttctttttgttggctAATAAATTCTCATAATGTGTAAgatgattttcaaaaaataaaaaataaaaacctaatAATAAAACCACTCCTTTATTGTTCTTTATTTATATAACATAGTAAAGCTATAATATATCTTGAAGTAAACTAGATTgacattattaaatatattttaaattttttaaattttaaaaagttaaattttataatttttctatgtCAATTGCCTAACGGTTAAGcgatttcaaaattgataatttttaatatctaaTATAACAATTGAAATAAGTACTAAGCTAACAAGGTTAATGCCATAAattgaaacttaaaaatattcatattataaactaaataaaaaattagctattcgaagttatataaattaattgctATTCAAATTGCATTCAAAGTTATTAGTATTAGTTCGCTTTTTGATTCATTCTTATCTTGTTAAAATTAAGGTACAATTTAAAGCAcacaaaatcaataaaaattcaaaaaaacatatataataatataattagtaaaatattattctgatttgtaaaattaattttataattttaaaaatgtaatgtatatattatactattttaaaaaatttcgtGGATAAATATAGAATAAGCTTGATCATAATGTGTGATGTTGAAAAAGGATAGAATTTTGAACTCCGTAACTtatgtcaaaaatattattgaactATAGTTTAATTAATacctattttaataatttttttacttatgttttatgtataatttatgctataaatagtatatatagtcAC includes the following:
- the LOC109712076 gene encoding uncharacterized protein LOC109712076, translated to MGCGWSSSCSCSCGKSRALECVRVVHINGYVEDFGPAPVTAGDVTGRAKQQPARHVLCTAAXPSGPRPFRPDDVLEPGRLYFLLPHAALLSSDSSPLDLACLLNRLSALAKRPSPSPARSLPRPFPAWTPMPSRRAAWRPQLDRIDERSFGRSRDSMRSTAST